Proteins found in one Colletes latitarsis isolate SP2378_abdomen chromosome 8, iyColLati1, whole genome shotgun sequence genomic segment:
- the Rhogap1a gene encoding rho GTPase activating protein at 1A isoform X1 yields the protein MSVFGDFQRVWVQRFPDSALPAAWEEDVRANLVKHKQKVTALREELEKEEFYVEYLERLLADVERHKQLANSNATTTPEKQQLTEFQNQHTCQTLENSLPDSTNTSHTQHVEPSAPPLPVREDISKFQDKCVSELSSTLNTSKRPKSEIPRSPDKVPELRRNSDPDVPSNYVTVIEVTGSSKKDKNEESLKEEDEKDLENAINEDGEDGDAEASEEEPYYDSVALDQTGEYVYIDARVPPVGNNNGNRPPPRRPPSLPDSPGNQSNYVNIDYFIQHKAAMDSEDEEGASPAPPILLRALSTDNETGSSDAEPLSLSEGSLESPTPTTPRRQEKSKDREDDRTSMIKCIVNSVVESETIYVECLNVMLQYMKAIRATLTTSQPVISEDEFGTMFYKIPELHALHQTFLDGLRKKLEKWDTKTTIGEQFKMASNIGLYGAFLHNYARATDTVRRCSAHSTQFGEITRDIRLRGFPKGPGLSLEDLLHKPVARVQKNALVLHDLLKHTPVNHADHAPLSEALAMTRNFLDEFNIIQTKSMFPSHDRAQRRLVKNSFVVELSDGHRKLRHLFLFNDVIACAKYKASGRDKFTFELKWYVPVAEAVVTEDGIEPRETSPANVVALRSQACTVRDQILWEERNDEKRIRLGGRGSEKNRKKLAELEAQLVLASPNLVLRVVHKSQHRVQNSYTFFLSSEFERSQWVEAVEALQQVMRSHMYLDKSKGGQPPGPLPLSMYELQAWVTACRTYLQTDMGSYLLRSGRDESLLLGDLHLTLLGLIPPGLDRVGDLYIIVEVDSYGHYFKRAKSRVARGQAPTWGETFVVELEGSQNVRILLYEECGTRSVLRGKCVQRLSRSWLQSDQVERSLNLGPATLDVALRFVPSEVTLRRVPSAKPQGLFGAKIQQVCKREKRDVPFIITACVREVERRGVGEVGLYRVSGSASDLTKLRKSFESNSYEAEQLLKEVDVHSVTGVLKLYLREMPEALFTDALYPAFLEAFQNSELSKSVALRRVYESLPIVNKAVIDFLLAHLIRVNKHETQNKMSLHNLATVFGPTLLRPGTNSRSDAKSRDPLAAGTVDVMAQAGILYCFLQMHMQQNNQSL from the exons ATGAGCGTTTTCGGAGATTTCCAGCGTGTCTGGGTACAAAGATTCCCGGACAGCGCCTTGCCGGCGGCCTGGGAAGAGGACGTCAGGGCCAACCTAGTCAAGCATAAACAGAAG GTAACAGCTTTGAGGGAAGAACTTGAAAAAGAAGAATTTTATGTTGAATATTTAGAAAGATTATTAGCTGATGTTGAGCGCCATAAGCAATTGGCAAATAGTAATGCTACAACAACTCCTGAAAAACAGCAGCTCACAGAATTTCAAAATCAGCATACGTGTCAAACACTAGAAAACAGTTTACCAGATTCTACAAACACGTCTCATACTCAACACGTGGAGCCATCAGCCCCGCCCCTTCCTGTGCGCGAAGATATAAGTAAATTCCAGGATAAGTGTGTTTCTGAATTGAGTTCTACTCTTAATACGAGTAAGAGACCCAAAAGTGAGATACCAAGGAGTCCTGATAAAGTGCCTGAACTTAGAAGAAACAGTGACCCAgatgtgccaagtaattatgtcaCTGTAATTGAAGTGACAGGGAGCTCAAAAAAAGATAAAAATGAAGAATCTCTTAAAGAAGAGGACGAGAAAG ATTTGGAAAATGCGATTAACGAAGATGGAGAAGACGGTGATGCGGAGGCATCGGAGGAAGAACCATACTATGATTCTGTAGCTTTAGATCAaactggagaatatgtatatatCGACGCACGTGTTCCACCCGTTGGAAATAATAATGGCAATAGACCACCGCCAAGAAGACCGCCTTCCCTTCCGGATTCGCCAGGGAACCAGAGTAACTATGTCAACATCGACTATTTTATACA GCACAAAGCAGCAATGGACAGTGAAGACGAAGAAGGTGCAAGTCCTGCGCCACCGATTTTACTACGCGCTCTTAGTACCGATAATGAAACGGGTAGTAGCGACGCAGAACCTTTAAGCTTAAGCGAAGGTAGCTTAGAATCGCCGACACCGACTACACCGCGCCGACAAGAGAAAAGTAAAGACCGTGAGGACGATAGAACGTCTATGATTAAATGTATTGTAAACTCGGTAGTAGAAAGTGAAACTATATATGTCGAATGTCTAAACGTAATGTTGCAA TACATGAAAGCTATCAGAGCAACATTGACCACGTCTCAACCCGTTATTTCCGAAGACGAGTTTGGCACTATGTTTTACAAGATTCCCGAGTTACATGCGTTACATCAAACATTTTTGGACGGTCTTAGGAAGAAATTAGAAAAATGGGACACTAAAACTACTATAGGTGAACAGTTTAAA ATGGCCAGCAACATTGGATTATACGGAGCTTTTTTACACAATTACGCTCGCGCTACCGATACAGTACGCAGGTGTTCGGCACATTCTACTCAATTCGGTGAAATTACAAGGGATATAAGACTCAGAGGATTTCCCAAAGGTCCAGGTTTATCACTAGAAGATCTGTTACACAAGCCAGTAGCACGAGTACAAAAAAATGCATTAGTATTACAT GATCTCCTTAAACATACACCAGTGAATCACGCAGATCATGCACCACTTTCAGAAGCTCTTGCTATGACTAGAAATTTTCTAGACGAATTCAATATTATTCAAACGAAATCAATGTTTCCG AGTCATGACAGAGCGCAACGAAGATTAGTGAAAAATTCATTTGTGGTAGAGTTATCTGACGGCCATAGAAAGTTGAGACATTTGTTTCTCTTTAATGACGTTATTGCCTGTGCAAAATACAAAGCTTCTGGTAGAGACAAATTTACATTTGAGTTAAAGTGGTATGTACCAGTGGCAGAAGCGGTAGTGACAGAAGATGGTATTGAGCCGCGTGAGACTAGTCCAGCTAATGTCGTAGCTCTGAG GTCACAAGCATGTACTGTACGTGATCAAATTTTGTGGGAAGAGCGAAATGATGAGAAACGAATTAGGCTTGGTGGTAGAGGTTCAGAAAAGAATAGGAAAAAGCTTGCTGAGCTCGAGGCTCAACTAGTATTAGCGTCACCAAATTTAGTATTACGCGTTGTGCATAAAAGTCAACATCGAGTACAAAACTCGTACACGTTTTTTCTATCCAGTGAATTTGAACGTTCTCAATGGGTTGAAGCAGTGGAGGCATTGCAACAGGTAATGCGTTCCCATATGTACCTAGATAAGTCAAAG GGTGGACAACCTCCAGGACCGTTACCGTTATCAATGTACGAATTGCAGGCATGGGTTACAGCCTGTCGTACCTATCTCCAAACAGATATGGGCAGCTATTTATTAAGATCAGGTCGCGATGAGAGTTTATTACTAGGTGATCTTCATTTGACTTTACTTGGTTTAATACCACCAGGTTTAGATAGAGTGGGAGATCTTTACATTATCGTTGAGGTTGACAGTTACGGGCACTATTTTAAACGAGCAAAAAGTCGTGTCGCAAGGGGTCAAGCGCCAACGTggg gtgAAACGTTTGTTGTTGAATTGGAAGGAAGTCAAAACGTTAGGATTTTATTGTACGAGGAATGTGGAACGCGTTCGGTATTACGAGGTAAATGCGTACAAAGATTGAGCAGGTCTTGGCTTCAGTCGGATCAAGTGGAGAGATCGTTAAATTTGGGACCAGCTACTCTAGATGTAGCTCTTCGTTTCGTTCCAAGCGAAGTAACATTAAGACGGGTACCATCCGCTAAGCCTCAAGGTTTATTCGGAGCTAAAATTCAACAAGTGTGCAA ACGCGAGAAACGTGACGTTCCTTTTATAATAACGGCATGCGTTAGGGAAGTGGAAAGGCGAGGCGTCGGAGAAGTGGGTTTATACCGCGTTTCTGGTTCGGCTTCAGATTTAACGAAATTGCGTAAATCGTTTGAAAGTAATTCGTACGAAGCAGAGCAGTTACTTAAAGAG GTGGATGTCCACTCTGTAACAGGTGTTCTTAAGTTATACCTTCGAGAAATGCCGGAAGCTCTTTTCACGGATGCCCTTTACCCGGCGTTCCTGGAAGCCTTTCAGAACAGCGAGTTGTCGAAGAGCGTCGCCTTACGACGAGTCTACGAAAGTTTGCCAATCGTAAATAAAGCAGTCATTGACTTTTTGCTCGCTCATTTGATACGCGTTAACAAACACGAGACGCAAAATAAGATGTCTTTGCACAATTTGGCGACGGTGTTCGGGCCAACGCTTCTCAGACCTGGCACGAATTCGCGATCTGACGCGAAGAGCCGCGACCCATTGGCGGCGGGCACTGTGGACGTGATGGCGCAGGCCGGTATATTATACTGTTTTTTGCAGATGCATATGCAACAGAACAATCAGTCACTCTAG
- the Rhogap1a gene encoding rho GTPase activating protein at 1A isoform X2, which produces MSVFGDFQRVWVQRFPDSALPAAWEEDVRANLVKHKQKVTALREELEKEEFYVEYLERLLADVERHKQLANSNATTTPEKQQLTEFQNQHTCQTLENSLPDSTNTSHTQHVEPSAPPLPVREDISKFQDKCVSELSSTLNTSKRPKSEIPRSPDKVPELRRNSDPDVPSNYVTVIEVTGSSKKDKNEESLKEEDEKDGEDGDAEASEEEPYYDSVALDQTGEYVYIDARVPPVGNNNGNRPPPRRPPSLPDSPGNQSNYVNIDYFIQHKAAMDSEDEEGASPAPPILLRALSTDNETGSSDAEPLSLSEGSLESPTPTTPRRQEKSKDREDDRTSMIKCIVNSVVESETIYVECLNVMLQYMKAIRATLTTSQPVISEDEFGTMFYKIPELHALHQTFLDGLRKKLEKWDTKTTIGEQFKMASNIGLYGAFLHNYARATDTVRRCSAHSTQFGEITRDIRLRGFPKGPGLSLEDLLHKPVARVQKNALVLHDLLKHTPVNHADHAPLSEALAMTRNFLDEFNIIQTKSMFPSHDRAQRRLVKNSFVVELSDGHRKLRHLFLFNDVIACAKYKASGRDKFTFELKWYVPVAEAVVTEDGIEPRETSPANVVALRSQACTVRDQILWEERNDEKRIRLGGRGSEKNRKKLAELEAQLVLASPNLVLRVVHKSQHRVQNSYTFFLSSEFERSQWVEAVEALQQVMRSHMYLDKSKGGQPPGPLPLSMYELQAWVTACRTYLQTDMGSYLLRSGRDESLLLGDLHLTLLGLIPPGLDRVGDLYIIVEVDSYGHYFKRAKSRVARGQAPTWGETFVVELEGSQNVRILLYEECGTRSVLRGKCVQRLSRSWLQSDQVERSLNLGPATLDVALRFVPSEVTLRRVPSAKPQGLFGAKIQQVCKREKRDVPFIITACVREVERRGVGEVGLYRVSGSASDLTKLRKSFESNSYEAEQLLKEVDVHSVTGVLKLYLREMPEALFTDALYPAFLEAFQNSELSKSVALRRVYESLPIVNKAVIDFLLAHLIRVNKHETQNKMSLHNLATVFGPTLLRPGTNSRSDAKSRDPLAAGTVDVMAQAGILYCFLQMHMQQNNQSL; this is translated from the exons ATGAGCGTTTTCGGAGATTTCCAGCGTGTCTGGGTACAAAGATTCCCGGACAGCGCCTTGCCGGCGGCCTGGGAAGAGGACGTCAGGGCCAACCTAGTCAAGCATAAACAGAAG GTAACAGCTTTGAGGGAAGAACTTGAAAAAGAAGAATTTTATGTTGAATATTTAGAAAGATTATTAGCTGATGTTGAGCGCCATAAGCAATTGGCAAATAGTAATGCTACAACAACTCCTGAAAAACAGCAGCTCACAGAATTTCAAAATCAGCATACGTGTCAAACACTAGAAAACAGTTTACCAGATTCTACAAACACGTCTCATACTCAACACGTGGAGCCATCAGCCCCGCCCCTTCCTGTGCGCGAAGATATAAGTAAATTCCAGGATAAGTGTGTTTCTGAATTGAGTTCTACTCTTAATACGAGTAAGAGACCCAAAAGTGAGATACCAAGGAGTCCTGATAAAGTGCCTGAACTTAGAAGAAACAGTGACCCAgatgtgccaagtaattatgtcaCTGTAATTGAAGTGACAGGGAGCTCAAAAAAAGATAAAAATGAAGAATCTCTTAAAGAAGAGGACGAGAAAG ATGGAGAAGACGGTGATGCGGAGGCATCGGAGGAAGAACCATACTATGATTCTGTAGCTTTAGATCAaactggagaatatgtatatatCGACGCACGTGTTCCACCCGTTGGAAATAATAATGGCAATAGACCACCGCCAAGAAGACCGCCTTCCCTTCCGGATTCGCCAGGGAACCAGAGTAACTATGTCAACATCGACTATTTTATACA GCACAAAGCAGCAATGGACAGTGAAGACGAAGAAGGTGCAAGTCCTGCGCCACCGATTTTACTACGCGCTCTTAGTACCGATAATGAAACGGGTAGTAGCGACGCAGAACCTTTAAGCTTAAGCGAAGGTAGCTTAGAATCGCCGACACCGACTACACCGCGCCGACAAGAGAAAAGTAAAGACCGTGAGGACGATAGAACGTCTATGATTAAATGTATTGTAAACTCGGTAGTAGAAAGTGAAACTATATATGTCGAATGTCTAAACGTAATGTTGCAA TACATGAAAGCTATCAGAGCAACATTGACCACGTCTCAACCCGTTATTTCCGAAGACGAGTTTGGCACTATGTTTTACAAGATTCCCGAGTTACATGCGTTACATCAAACATTTTTGGACGGTCTTAGGAAGAAATTAGAAAAATGGGACACTAAAACTACTATAGGTGAACAGTTTAAA ATGGCCAGCAACATTGGATTATACGGAGCTTTTTTACACAATTACGCTCGCGCTACCGATACAGTACGCAGGTGTTCGGCACATTCTACTCAATTCGGTGAAATTACAAGGGATATAAGACTCAGAGGATTTCCCAAAGGTCCAGGTTTATCACTAGAAGATCTGTTACACAAGCCAGTAGCACGAGTACAAAAAAATGCATTAGTATTACAT GATCTCCTTAAACATACACCAGTGAATCACGCAGATCATGCACCACTTTCAGAAGCTCTTGCTATGACTAGAAATTTTCTAGACGAATTCAATATTATTCAAACGAAATCAATGTTTCCG AGTCATGACAGAGCGCAACGAAGATTAGTGAAAAATTCATTTGTGGTAGAGTTATCTGACGGCCATAGAAAGTTGAGACATTTGTTTCTCTTTAATGACGTTATTGCCTGTGCAAAATACAAAGCTTCTGGTAGAGACAAATTTACATTTGAGTTAAAGTGGTATGTACCAGTGGCAGAAGCGGTAGTGACAGAAGATGGTATTGAGCCGCGTGAGACTAGTCCAGCTAATGTCGTAGCTCTGAG GTCACAAGCATGTACTGTACGTGATCAAATTTTGTGGGAAGAGCGAAATGATGAGAAACGAATTAGGCTTGGTGGTAGAGGTTCAGAAAAGAATAGGAAAAAGCTTGCTGAGCTCGAGGCTCAACTAGTATTAGCGTCACCAAATTTAGTATTACGCGTTGTGCATAAAAGTCAACATCGAGTACAAAACTCGTACACGTTTTTTCTATCCAGTGAATTTGAACGTTCTCAATGGGTTGAAGCAGTGGAGGCATTGCAACAGGTAATGCGTTCCCATATGTACCTAGATAAGTCAAAG GGTGGACAACCTCCAGGACCGTTACCGTTATCAATGTACGAATTGCAGGCATGGGTTACAGCCTGTCGTACCTATCTCCAAACAGATATGGGCAGCTATTTATTAAGATCAGGTCGCGATGAGAGTTTATTACTAGGTGATCTTCATTTGACTTTACTTGGTTTAATACCACCAGGTTTAGATAGAGTGGGAGATCTTTACATTATCGTTGAGGTTGACAGTTACGGGCACTATTTTAAACGAGCAAAAAGTCGTGTCGCAAGGGGTCAAGCGCCAACGTggg gtgAAACGTTTGTTGTTGAATTGGAAGGAAGTCAAAACGTTAGGATTTTATTGTACGAGGAATGTGGAACGCGTTCGGTATTACGAGGTAAATGCGTACAAAGATTGAGCAGGTCTTGGCTTCAGTCGGATCAAGTGGAGAGATCGTTAAATTTGGGACCAGCTACTCTAGATGTAGCTCTTCGTTTCGTTCCAAGCGAAGTAACATTAAGACGGGTACCATCCGCTAAGCCTCAAGGTTTATTCGGAGCTAAAATTCAACAAGTGTGCAA ACGCGAGAAACGTGACGTTCCTTTTATAATAACGGCATGCGTTAGGGAAGTGGAAAGGCGAGGCGTCGGAGAAGTGGGTTTATACCGCGTTTCTGGTTCGGCTTCAGATTTAACGAAATTGCGTAAATCGTTTGAAAGTAATTCGTACGAAGCAGAGCAGTTACTTAAAGAG GTGGATGTCCACTCTGTAACAGGTGTTCTTAAGTTATACCTTCGAGAAATGCCGGAAGCTCTTTTCACGGATGCCCTTTACCCGGCGTTCCTGGAAGCCTTTCAGAACAGCGAGTTGTCGAAGAGCGTCGCCTTACGACGAGTCTACGAAAGTTTGCCAATCGTAAATAAAGCAGTCATTGACTTTTTGCTCGCTCATTTGATACGCGTTAACAAACACGAGACGCAAAATAAGATGTCTTTGCACAATTTGGCGACGGTGTTCGGGCCAACGCTTCTCAGACCTGGCACGAATTCGCGATCTGACGCGAAGAGCCGCGACCCATTGGCGGCGGGCACTGTGGACGTGATGGCGCAGGCCGGTATATTATACTGTTTTTTGCAGATGCATATGCAACAGAACAATCAGTCACTCTAG
- the Rhogap1a gene encoding rho GTPase activating protein at 1A isoform X3, which translates to MSVFGDFQRVWVQRFPDSALPAAWEEDVRANLVKHKQKVTALREELEKEEFYVEYLERLLADVERHKQLANSNATTTPEKQQLTEFQNQHTCQTLENSLPDSTNTSHTQHVEPSAPPLPVREDISKFQDKCVSELSSTLNTSKRPKSEIPRSPDKVPELRRNSDPDVPSNYVTVIEVTGSSKKDKNEESLKEEDEKDLENAINEDGEDGDAEASEEEPYYDSVALDQTGEYVYIDARVPPVGNNNGNRPPPRRPPSLPDSPGNQSNYVNIDYFIQHKAAMDSEDEEGASPAPPILLRALSTDNETGSSDAEPLSLSEGSLESPTPTTPRRQEKSKDREDDRTSMIKCIVNSVVESETIYVECLNVMLQYMKAIRATLTTSQPVISEDEFGTMFYKIPELHALHQTFLDGLRKKLEKWDTKTTIGEQFKMASNIGLYGAFLHNYARATDTVRRCSAHSTQFGEITRDIRLRGFPKGPGLSLEDLLHKPVARVQKNALVLHDLLKHTPVNHADHAPLSEALAMTRNFLDEFNIIQTKSMFPSHDRAQRRLVKNSFVVELSDGHRKLRHLFLFNDVIACAKYKASGRDKFTFELKWYVPVAEAVVTEDGIEPRETSPANVVALRSQACTVRDQILWEERNDEKRIRLGGRGSEKNRKKLAELEAQLVLASPNLVLRVVHKSQHRVQNSYTFFLSSEFERSQWVEAVEALQQGGQPPGPLPLSMYELQAWVTACRTYLQTDMGSYLLRSGRDESLLLGDLHLTLLGLIPPGLDRVGDLYIIVEVDSYGHYFKRAKSRVARGQAPTWGETFVVELEGSQNVRILLYEECGTRSVLRGKCVQRLSRSWLQSDQVERSLNLGPATLDVALRFVPSEVTLRRVPSAKPQGLFGAKIQQVCKREKRDVPFIITACVREVERRGVGEVGLYRVSGSASDLTKLRKSFESNSYEAEQLLKEVDVHSVTGVLKLYLREMPEALFTDALYPAFLEAFQNSELSKSVALRRVYESLPIVNKAVIDFLLAHLIRVNKHETQNKMSLHNLATVFGPTLLRPGTNSRSDAKSRDPLAAGTVDVMAQAGILYCFLQMHMQQNNQSL; encoded by the exons ATGAGCGTTTTCGGAGATTTCCAGCGTGTCTGGGTACAAAGATTCCCGGACAGCGCCTTGCCGGCGGCCTGGGAAGAGGACGTCAGGGCCAACCTAGTCAAGCATAAACAGAAG GTAACAGCTTTGAGGGAAGAACTTGAAAAAGAAGAATTTTATGTTGAATATTTAGAAAGATTATTAGCTGATGTTGAGCGCCATAAGCAATTGGCAAATAGTAATGCTACAACAACTCCTGAAAAACAGCAGCTCACAGAATTTCAAAATCAGCATACGTGTCAAACACTAGAAAACAGTTTACCAGATTCTACAAACACGTCTCATACTCAACACGTGGAGCCATCAGCCCCGCCCCTTCCTGTGCGCGAAGATATAAGTAAATTCCAGGATAAGTGTGTTTCTGAATTGAGTTCTACTCTTAATACGAGTAAGAGACCCAAAAGTGAGATACCAAGGAGTCCTGATAAAGTGCCTGAACTTAGAAGAAACAGTGACCCAgatgtgccaagtaattatgtcaCTGTAATTGAAGTGACAGGGAGCTCAAAAAAAGATAAAAATGAAGAATCTCTTAAAGAAGAGGACGAGAAAG ATTTGGAAAATGCGATTAACGAAGATGGAGAAGACGGTGATGCGGAGGCATCGGAGGAAGAACCATACTATGATTCTGTAGCTTTAGATCAaactggagaatatgtatatatCGACGCACGTGTTCCACCCGTTGGAAATAATAATGGCAATAGACCACCGCCAAGAAGACCGCCTTCCCTTCCGGATTCGCCAGGGAACCAGAGTAACTATGTCAACATCGACTATTTTATACA GCACAAAGCAGCAATGGACAGTGAAGACGAAGAAGGTGCAAGTCCTGCGCCACCGATTTTACTACGCGCTCTTAGTACCGATAATGAAACGGGTAGTAGCGACGCAGAACCTTTAAGCTTAAGCGAAGGTAGCTTAGAATCGCCGACACCGACTACACCGCGCCGACAAGAGAAAAGTAAAGACCGTGAGGACGATAGAACGTCTATGATTAAATGTATTGTAAACTCGGTAGTAGAAAGTGAAACTATATATGTCGAATGTCTAAACGTAATGTTGCAA TACATGAAAGCTATCAGAGCAACATTGACCACGTCTCAACCCGTTATTTCCGAAGACGAGTTTGGCACTATGTTTTACAAGATTCCCGAGTTACATGCGTTACATCAAACATTTTTGGACGGTCTTAGGAAGAAATTAGAAAAATGGGACACTAAAACTACTATAGGTGAACAGTTTAAA ATGGCCAGCAACATTGGATTATACGGAGCTTTTTTACACAATTACGCTCGCGCTACCGATACAGTACGCAGGTGTTCGGCACATTCTACTCAATTCGGTGAAATTACAAGGGATATAAGACTCAGAGGATTTCCCAAAGGTCCAGGTTTATCACTAGAAGATCTGTTACACAAGCCAGTAGCACGAGTACAAAAAAATGCATTAGTATTACAT GATCTCCTTAAACATACACCAGTGAATCACGCAGATCATGCACCACTTTCAGAAGCTCTTGCTATGACTAGAAATTTTCTAGACGAATTCAATATTATTCAAACGAAATCAATGTTTCCG AGTCATGACAGAGCGCAACGAAGATTAGTGAAAAATTCATTTGTGGTAGAGTTATCTGACGGCCATAGAAAGTTGAGACATTTGTTTCTCTTTAATGACGTTATTGCCTGTGCAAAATACAAAGCTTCTGGTAGAGACAAATTTACATTTGAGTTAAAGTGGTATGTACCAGTGGCAGAAGCGGTAGTGACAGAAGATGGTATTGAGCCGCGTGAGACTAGTCCAGCTAATGTCGTAGCTCTGAG GTCACAAGCATGTACTGTACGTGATCAAATTTTGTGGGAAGAGCGAAATGATGAGAAACGAATTAGGCTTGGTGGTAGAGGTTCAGAAAAGAATAGGAAAAAGCTTGCTGAGCTCGAGGCTCAACTAGTATTAGCGTCACCAAATTTAGTATTACGCGTTGTGCATAAAAGTCAACATCGAGTACAAAACTCGTACACGTTTTTTCTATCCAGTGAATTTGAACGTTCTCAATGGGTTGAAGCAGTGGAGGCATTGCAACAG GGTGGACAACCTCCAGGACCGTTACCGTTATCAATGTACGAATTGCAGGCATGGGTTACAGCCTGTCGTACCTATCTCCAAACAGATATGGGCAGCTATTTATTAAGATCAGGTCGCGATGAGAGTTTATTACTAGGTGATCTTCATTTGACTTTACTTGGTTTAATACCACCAGGTTTAGATAGAGTGGGAGATCTTTACATTATCGTTGAGGTTGACAGTTACGGGCACTATTTTAAACGAGCAAAAAGTCGTGTCGCAAGGGGTCAAGCGCCAACGTggg gtgAAACGTTTGTTGTTGAATTGGAAGGAAGTCAAAACGTTAGGATTTTATTGTACGAGGAATGTGGAACGCGTTCGGTATTACGAGGTAAATGCGTACAAAGATTGAGCAGGTCTTGGCTTCAGTCGGATCAAGTGGAGAGATCGTTAAATTTGGGACCAGCTACTCTAGATGTAGCTCTTCGTTTCGTTCCAAGCGAAGTAACATTAAGACGGGTACCATCCGCTAAGCCTCAAGGTTTATTCGGAGCTAAAATTCAACAAGTGTGCAA ACGCGAGAAACGTGACGTTCCTTTTATAATAACGGCATGCGTTAGGGAAGTGGAAAGGCGAGGCGTCGGAGAAGTGGGTTTATACCGCGTTTCTGGTTCGGCTTCAGATTTAACGAAATTGCGTAAATCGTTTGAAAGTAATTCGTACGAAGCAGAGCAGTTACTTAAAGAG GTGGATGTCCACTCTGTAACAGGTGTTCTTAAGTTATACCTTCGAGAAATGCCGGAAGCTCTTTTCACGGATGCCCTTTACCCGGCGTTCCTGGAAGCCTTTCAGAACAGCGAGTTGTCGAAGAGCGTCGCCTTACGACGAGTCTACGAAAGTTTGCCAATCGTAAATAAAGCAGTCATTGACTTTTTGCTCGCTCATTTGATACGCGTTAACAAACACGAGACGCAAAATAAGATGTCTTTGCACAATTTGGCGACGGTGTTCGGGCCAACGCTTCTCAGACCTGGCACGAATTCGCGATCTGACGCGAAGAGCCGCGACCCATTGGCGGCGGGCACTGTGGACGTGATGGCGCAGGCCGGTATATTATACTGTTTTTTGCAGATGCATATGCAACAGAACAATCAGTCACTCTAG